The region TCTGTAACTAGGGGCGTTCAAAGGGTGGctattaaagtaataaatgggagTGAGGAGACTACAATTCCCAGCGAGATCAACAAAATTAGACTAATGTTTTGCTGCTGCAATTTTACATGAGTCTCTCATTGTCTGTGGATTGTAGATTATCCCTGTGGAGTGGGAGGAACAGAATGTGGTCAACTGTCAAGAGACACAGCAGCCAAGTCACAACACCCCCCTTCTAGATGTGGTTTGCAGAGCTTTATGTATGGCTTACATTGGGGGTCAGTCCCATACAACGGTCTATGGCATTGCAAGCCAGTTATATCAAGAATGCACAtttagtgtgtgtatgtataatatatatatatatatatatatatatatatatatatatatatatatatatataaagctgaaagccctcactgactcattgactgactcactgactgactgactcgccaaaagttctccaacttcctgatgtcgtagaaacatgaattttggcacaagcatagattatctccaaaataagaaaagtaattgggtcccaactcgattattcaattctagcgcaaaagaattagcgtcgaaattttacgtacgtaatctaaatctctcacttcccaatgtcatagaaacttaaaatttggcacgggcattgattatgtcataaataggaaaagttaatgggtcccaactcaattattcaattctatgcacaaaagaattagcgtccaaattgtacgtacggaatgcatttttctcattttccgatgtcatagaaacgtgaaatttggcacgagcactgattatgtcataaataggaaaagctaatgggtcccaactcgattattccattctatgcgcaaaagcattagcgtccaaattttacatatggaaagtaattttctcacatagaaacttaaattgggcacaggcattgaatatgtcataaataggaaaagttaatgggtcccaactcgattattcaattctatgcacaaaagaattagcgtccaaattgtacgtacggaatctagttctctcacttcttggtgtcatagaaacatgaaattttgcacgggcattgcgtatgtcataaatatgaaaagttaatgggtcccaactcaattattcaattctaagtgcaaaagaattagcgtccaaattttacgtatgaaatctaattctctcacttcctgatgtcattttatataaaggaaacttcGCATGGTTACCTTCCCatgatgtttcctgggtaacgcagagaactatgcaaaatggtgaacatatgtttttccggtatctctaaagtaaccacgacttcataagattttccgtgtgaacatcagataaacaccagtgccaaattaactcgggcgaagccgggtatatcagctagtatgaaTATAAGATGCAACAGATTAGTAACAGGAACCAGAGTAACATAACAGCCTTCCTATTTACTTATGTAACAATTATAAATATATTTAGCAGACATCTTGCCAAATATCCTATGGCCTATTGTGAAAATTTTCCATTAGTAGTCTAGATCAGTGTTCCAACAGGTcaatttttcaggatttcctcagtattacataggtgatgtaattatcgtcagcgcctcagacattgccgcaggtgttcttaccataggatatcctgaaaacatgacctgttggtggtccctgaggactggagttgggggaacactttTTGAATGGCCCTCTCCTTTTTAGAATGCCGGAAGTAAAAATGATATATTGTGATAAGCCACccccctaacccctccccctgaccacaccttggggctccacaagaaacttttgctttaaaaagggctccatggctaaaaAAGTTTGAGAACCCCTGGTCTAAGTGTACCAGATGTGATCAAGACTGCTTGTCAGTGGAAACGTGTCTTCTGTGCTATGTGAGGTCTTGTCTATAAAGGAAAATAAGCATATTTTGTATGTAGAGCTGACACATTCGTGTTGATTGCAGGAAAATAGGCTGAATTGAatggatgtcttttttcagcagtcacatgatgtACTAACTTACAATGTAACAAGTAGGGTCAGTTTGATCTGTCACGGCCAACATGGGCTAAAATGTGTATGCTAATGATCATTCAGTAGTTGTTAAATGGTTGTTCAATTAGCAAACTACATCTAGTGTGTACGCAGACTGAAgccacagctgtaaattcagcatGCCTTTTTTATCTTCAAAAAGGCTATAGTttcagttaaccccttaaggatcagggtgtttcagtcctaaaaaggaaagaaacctttAGTGATTTTACCTAAGAATTGGTTTTATggccccattttttttcctggcttgtGAAAATTATTTGTGCTGCGTTTTCTTCTTGTCACAGCCATTTAATACTGCACTGGAAACTTTTatccattttttatttatatgtatattcCTCTGTACAAACTGTTTTAAATTTATACTTAATAAAATTTATGTTAACAAAGTACAGGAATTGGTTCAACATTTTGTAAAGTCATacgggtagctgtcaatcactgatggctccgcccactgaATGTAAAGGCATacaggtagctgtcaatcactgatggctccgcccactggacggAAAGGCATacaggtagctgtcaatcactgatggctccgtcCACTGGACGGAAAGGCATacaggtagctgtcaatcactgatggctccgcccactggacggAAAGGCATacaggtagctgtcaatcactgatggctccgtccactggactgttcagctcagaatgtgcagagatataaatggataaaatacaaagtctactgaatctttccccataaaactatatatcactcTGCTCAGCTCCCCCTGCTCTGTAACATcagtaagcgctgcagaataagttggcgctatacaaataaagattattatcatgcTCGCATATTGGACAGTATGTTCAAGCAGACAGCTCCCTTTAAATCATGGCAGGATTTGTGTCTCATGTCATAGTTGCCGTAGAAATGTATTCTTTTACATAAAGAAATTGCACCCACGGGCAGGTAAAAGGTATGCTATTAAAAAGCTTTACCTGCACCTCTTCCTTTGTAATTTATGTTGTTACATGTCCTTGTGGACTACTATATGTTGGTGAAACGATGGAGTGCAGAAACTGCATATCTAAGCATAAGAGCACAATCCGGACTAGCAGCACAGATGTACCGGTGGCAAAACATTTAGTTGCAAAGCAACATTCTGGAAGTCAGTTGCGTTTCCAGATCATAGATTTGGTACCAGATAACCCAAGAGGTGGTGACAGGGAGAGGAGACTCAAGTTCAAAGATCCATTTGGATTCAATGAACTTAACTCCCTCCACCCTTATGGGTTAAATCTCGAGTTTAATCCATTACCGTTTCTGTAAGCTTCCATCTATACGTGTTTTTGTctattttttcccccctcaccGAGGTTCTTTTGACACAGCTTGGGTGTCTATTTTGGACAGTGGTCTTTGCAACTATGCAGCACATACTGTGCCTGGGATAGCCAGTCCCTTTTTGCATATAGCTTGATTTTTTAATTTTGGTTCTTTTTTGGGGCCTGTGCTTCTTTAATAATTCTATACTGTATCACGATTACTTTACATCCACAAGGGCTATGGACCCCATTAGGGATTTGATAGAACATGATGGCTCTCTATATCCTTTACATTTTTCTTATGTTAGCTTATATTCATATATGCGCAATGTGATTGGCTAGCTTACCTCCCTGTACATGTGTTGGGCGCTGCTTGGCCCCCCCACGTTTGGTGAGTGCTATGACATTGCGCCTAGTCAGTGGAGGGGCCTTGTTATGGCGCTATATAAACCTTGGACTGTAGTACTGTCGACATTGACCCTTTATGCGCATGAGCAGCTATAATGACTtatgttgccatggagacggtTGTTTCCCGGCCACAGTAACAGGATTGTTGTACTCCCGCACATCCGCAATGTGACGTTTGGACGCCGCTATTGACGAGTGTTTATACACTTGGGATATACGGATTGCCGCTGCCATCTCATGTTTCCCAGGCTGTGTTCCACAGACTCGTAAGTGACTACACCTGTAGGGGTAGTGGTTTTAAACTAATTGTATAAGTTGATTGCTGCATGCTTGTCTTTATTGTGGGGCTGGTGGGGATTCcttcagcttgacaaagaccccgtgggggttgaaacgttgcctgcaTGTGTTTTACTTTGAGATAATAAAGCAACATCTCCTGTGATGCATTGATTTTACCAACCATTCGTGGATGCTGCCCTCCCTActcttttagggtgcattcacatgaacgtatataaGCTCTGTTTtcaggccgagccgatatacgtcgtgctcgtgtgcagggggggggggggggggggggggaagagaatggaagagacaggagcaggaacagagctcccgccccctctctgcctcctctttgcccccctgcactatttgcaatgaaaggaggcatgacaggggggggggggggggggggggggggtggaagcagagaggggggggggggggaggaggcagagagggggcgggagctctgtccctgctcctggctcttccatcctccctccccaaccccccccccccccccgcacatgagcacgacgtatattggctcggcgtgaaaaccgagccgatatacgttcgtgagaATGCAGCCTTAGACTTTGCTgctagggctcagtcacaggggtaGGCAATCCAAATCAACATCCCTGAACACCCTTTTAACTGAAATGGCAAATTAATCGATTTCAGTATTCGCGCAGCCCTATTTGAAACCAATGCAAGGTTCATCTGCATGAAGGAGAACGGTCTAGGTTTTACTTACAAATTGAGGGTTATATGTAATAGTAGCAAGCCGCATCCGAAAATCCATGGCTTCATTTTCAATCATTGATAGAAGGATTTCTTCACCCTCTGTCTTACCACCTgcaaaatagtaataaaatacaAAGTTAAATTTTGTTTTAGAATTCTTATTTGTACCCTAATCAATGCTGACAATTCTGCCCCCAGCATTTAACTGTCCCAATTGATTGAAATTTAAGTGTTCTAAagtttaaaagttttattaaaatatGTTATTAATCCCACACAGTAaatgcagtcagaaaaaaaacattaaatacacaatgccaaaatTACACTTTGTTCACTCCCCTCTCCAAGAAGAAAAAGGAATCAAAAAGATGTACGtagctcaaaatggtaccaataaaacaaaaacacaggccCTCATTGGCACTATCGATGGAAAAGAGTGAACACTGTGGAGGATTGGGGAATTACATGACAATGCAGGAATTGAGGTATTTTGGTTATCCCATCTGGAGAAATAAAATATGAACAAAAACAGTATGTACCCCAAGAGGGTAACCATAAGAACACCACACAGCCCCATGATGGAACGTTTTAAAACTGCTGGGTAACAGAATGTGGAAGCAGTTTTTCTTAACTAGAGTAGCCTAACAAAGACTCAGGATAAAGGCAGGATGTCATCTTATCATCATGTATTGGGAAAAAACCTGCGCCATTTCAAACAGTTTTTAGAAGAGGATTTTCAGAAGATCATAATGGTAGCAAAACCGAAGTGTTGAATGCACACAGGGAGACATTCAGGGGCGAGAATTCACACAGAATTTACACCGCTGCACGCCaccattggtttatgcaatcccatGCAGACAGATGCGATTCTGATTGCAGAACATACGCGgtaacaaaatcacagcatgtcccatttcaGTGCAAACCTTGCTGACCCGCCGACTCTGCACTCACTGCGCACCAGCTGGCACATCTACAGAgtgaagacgccagacaggtaagccacGGGTCACTGCAGaggcacagggtcgcatcccgctgcaagaatctcagtcggaatccgaccgAGCTATCTGCATTCACCCAAAGTTAGGGATATAAAGAAAACAAAACCAAGCACAAACACACCAACACCACAGTCAAGGGGTTAACGTAAGAAGGTAAAACCATTAAGAAATTAGAAGTACTCACACAATCCATGCTTGCGGGCGATGTAGCGCAGAATAGTGTTACTCTGTGTCAACTTTACATCTCCATCCAAAAGGTAGGGCAACTGTAACACAAAATTAGTGATCATTAACAACTTGCCTATAAAATACCTAAATGCTGCTTGCTACTCGCATGAAATCAATCCGTTATCCCCCAATTACAAGTTGTCTAGATTCACATACATTTGGAAAGTCCAAGCCCAGCTTCTCCTTCTCATCCAGCCACTGGCTCTTGTCATAGTCGGGAGCTGTATGGAGACATGAAAGTATTAGCGGCACAGACTAGGATGTTGAATTAGGTTCTTCCTAGGAAAAGCCTTTCAATATGGAAGGGTTACCATTGgagctgactactcggacgaaaagattgggggggggcggcgtggtggagcggggggggggggggtagcagtgaggcgctctctgccccccccccccccaacaccccgcgcaccccccccgaatcttttcgtccgagtagtcagttactcggaaaaagcggtgctcgggtccaaaaacacccgaacagagtacgttcgctcatctctagttaccatcaTTAATCTGCTGATTTGGATATCCCCCACCCCCACTATGTACCATTTATCAAAATTTGACCTGTGACACATctgccttttttgtttttacagaaaGTTATGCAACTGTAAAATCCCTGCCACATGTGAATGCGGTTGTTTCTGCAGCATATGGAGGGATTTCTGCAAGCCCCAGTCAAATGAAAGGGAGTCCCATAAATTACCCCAAGTCTTGTGCGTTCAACAGGAAAAGGACACTGCAGTTTTGAACAGACAGAGCTCTACATCAGACAGCTGTAGCTCCGAATCATTTCACCTCAAAACACAATATGATTAAAAcgcacatgtaccccaaaatggtatcaataaaaactacataaaaaacaagccctcatatagctgtaggcagaaaaataagaaagttagggctattgaaaagtggagataagcgagttgtgtgtagtggcctcttcttccgcttgtgtagagcttgttgatcactagacgcctctacgacgcagagaagagatttcaccccgttaccagagtcttgcgggggcgcattattgggatgtgagaagctggatggtcttatcgatgaattgtcccccatcggccgttctgaccagactgttagggggtgttgggggcagtggatgtgtgagggcacacaaggtgaccgggctgaggacgccccctacagaccaccagtggagaggtttgtctgaccagactgttaggaggcgttgggaccagtggatgtgtgagggcacacaaggtgaccgggctgaggacgccccctacagaccaccagtagagaggtttgtctgaccagactgttaggaggcgttgggaccagtggatgtgtgagggcacacaaggtgaccgggctcatgacgccccctacagaccaccagtagagaggtttgtctgaccagactgttaggaggcgttgggaccagtggatgtgtgagggaacacaaggtgaccgggctcagtatGCCCccggacagaccaccagtagagaggaccctATGACAAAAATGTTATGGGATGTTGGGACTGGTGGATGCGTGAggggagcacacaaggtgacggggctcaggACCATCATCTAGAGATAAGTGGCACTATTGTTACACCGCTATGTCTACCGAAACCATTTCCACGCACTTGGCAGAAGGACATTTGGCCTCATGGCCCCCATTAGGTGTTCGGCCTTTTACACCCACAATctcctcagtttgcagtggtgtcgttaatgacaaaactggacgctacggagtggaacgggttgtcttcagtaaggattccaggtttagtttgggcgctgatgatgGCCACATTAGTGTCTGGTGACCtcagcggtacagcagggtactaagaGACTCCATGCCCGCTCCTAcgacatcctgtatccaagctacaggtggtataacagggtactagagcctccatgcccacccgtatcacatcttgtatccaagctacaggtggtacaacagggtactagagtctccctacaaggggtcagccctccacaatgaatgatccttttgctccaatattgtaatcatttacttagaataacgttacaatcacagagttTCATTGCAACCAGCAACTTTTAGTTGAGGGAAGTTACTGTGTatatgaacacacacacacacacacacacacacacacacacacacacacagagttaTGGTCAGTCGGGTCTGATCATGCCGCCCCCGGTGCCGCCCGCAGGAGAGCCGGCGGAGCCTCTACATATGACCAGTAGTGGGCAGTGAAAGTAAGCAGACTCGCTGGATGGCCCCGTGCACTCACCGTCCCCCTGTACCCACCAATCCCCGTGCACTCACCGTCcacctgtaccccccccccccccgctccgtgcACTCACCGTCCCCCTGTACCCCCGCCCCGTGCACTCACCGTCCCCCTGTACCCCCCGCCCCGTGCACTCACCGTCCCCCTGTACCCCCCGCCCCGTGCACTCACCGTCCCCCGTCACGTAGCGCTTCTCCTCATAGTGCGTCCCGGTGTATTCCAGCAGCAGGCGGAGCGAATGGCAGAGCTGCAGAGAAAGACAGGACGGAGTCAGTGGGATGTCCAGCCGTCACCTACCACACAGCCGCCGCCATTCCTACTAACTGCACTTCTCACCCCGCGGATGTCCCAGTAGCCGAGAATCATCATTTTCCTCGCCGCCCACTGATCGCAGCAGTTCTCAACTGTCCCTCCACTTCTCCACAGCCCCGGAGCTGTCAGCTGCCCACGTGACTTACAGCTGGGCGTCCAGCCAATCAGACTGCAGCCTCACAGCCCTCTGGGATTCTTATTGCATAACACGTGGCCTGTGCTTCCTCACACACAGCGATTTTACCGCTGTCCGACAGCTGTTTTTACTGCACCCCATCatgcattaggcctcatgcccacggctgtgacggactctgccagcggaatattgcagcggagcccgtcacggtgccccctaaggccggctgcacacggccgtgacgggcgccccccagagaccccatacttaccagcggatccggcgttctcgctcccgcatgacgcttcccagCCGCTTCATATGACGCGgcagcggtaggcggggaagcgttttcacgctatcttccgctgtgctacggACGCTATCTTccgcgtgaacggacggcttcaattgactgcacgcggcaaatagagcatgccgcgggtgaggacaagAGATTtcaattccgcaccgtaagcattgagctattaggttcaatagaacctaatagcagcgggcaacgcagcggattttcaccgcgaattacgtggcggaaatccgttcgtgggaaggaggcctaaaacaccCCTACTCACCACTCCGGATCCGCTGTACGCGTTCCACAGGGTGTAATGCGCCAACAGTGTGGGATGACGtggccggcggcaggcggggacatgtattcacgtgatacttccgctaTGCTACcgtggaagtatagtgtgacggccgacttccattgactacaatgggggctGGACGCACGTATTCCCGTTGCAAATAGAGcgtgctgtggaattccgcaacatgaacattgagctattaggttcaacctaatagctgcgggacaacaccgcggatttccaccgcataaaacacagcagaaattcatccgtgggcattagcccttaagaaGTCTAAAAACGCTGCAAATCAGAGCAGGCAGCGTTCGAAAATTGTGGCGTTCGAAAATTGCGACgtgttttccggccccattgaaaacaatgggcgatgcattctgagGGAACGCCAAATGATTAGACATGCCACGGGGAAAGAAATCGCTcttgtatatgaccccattcaaaagaagtgcagcgcacaaatctcacatgattttcttgGCAGTGTCAAAGCGGCCTAAAGTGATATGAGgcgttttaacacaaaaacacctAGCATCCGCAGGGACATTGAAcgttggtgagcgcaatatcagaCCGAGTTTCACAGTCCAATATCGCAGTCGCACGTGTGAAAATAGCCGGTTTTATTATGCAGTTTAGTAAAAGTTTGTTTTTGTATTTCAATATATTTCATATATAATATTATTGTTATATTGgatcattgagcgctgcagtgattggctgagccccggcgctcgagaaccaatcagaaccagcgcttcctggagacgggatttatgaaccccctgaccaggaagtggcggctgaagactacaaacaagtatgGCGGGACTGCCAGAGGAGAAATACGGCGGAGCGGACAGTGCttgttatgtcattttttttaaagcagccaAATAAAAATCTCGGCAAAAGAGCGCAACAAAATCGCAATATCGTTGCAAGAAAAGGAAGCGATGTCGCACAGAACAAATCTGCGATATTGCTGTAATTTTCTTGCACCGGTATtcctgtcgcctgtgtgaaagacgtCTTAGTCTGCTGATCTTAGATCGCTAATAATATCTATAGTCCGCGCTAGTCCAAATTGTCACATAAAGTTCCTTTTCTGATTGCACGTATTTTATGTCCTGCAGATTTGGCGCGGTGTATTGAATTAAGCTATACTATAATCTACTTATTTTATTTTCTCAtgttaaggctgggctcacatgaacgggtcggattccgcatgtggaaattTGCAGCCGAAGACCTGCCATCCATCgcagatatgaattgcgtatgtATGCGTTCATTTGCTGATGCGTTCGTTTTTCCACGCTGATGTAGGCCTATGGGCAGCATATCGTCCGCGCCGAAGAAAGATCGCAGGCAGGGAATTACACTAGAGAGTAGCAGAACATTGCTGAGGTGAGATTatctctctcttctttctcccTCCTCTTTTCTATCTTTTCTCATACCAACTTCCGAGTGATTCTGCCGGTCATACGCAATGGTAATGGGCTGCGGGGCACATACATCCATTCACATCAGTGGAGGCTGCGCATGTGgattctgcactaaaatacagcatgctgcaatttttcttccgctcgcggaaTACGCAGTTCGCTCCCATGAGTGTGAAGGGAATTTTAAAAGTACATGCCTTTGAATGCCTGTGTTTTACCACGGATCCTCCGCGGAATCTGCAGttcaaatccagtcgtgtgagaccggcctaatgaaTGGGTGCACGTTAGAGGTTCTGACTTCAGGGACTTCCTTATGGCCCATTTATACGTAACCTTAGCGTTgatgtcagcacttgtgcagtcatttaaatGACTGTCGGTCTAAGTAAAGGGTCATTAGTAGAGATctctcacctccccccccccccccttcccgcatgGTGCTTGGTCGAGTAATTAGTTACtcaacaagaccgatgctcgattgagcactagccttaaacgagcgtgctcgctcatctctagtcattaggcCATAAGCCTTTGGCACTATGTAACTCTTTAATGGATCCAGTCAAAATCCTTCCTTACTCCCCAGCAAAGGATTGGATATGAGGTCTATAATCATCATCcataattatatatatagtgtaatcaTCATCCATATTTTACTGTATAGTGTCAATCAAGCTGCATTGTTTGCACATCCAATACACCCTGGGGATGTAGTCCATGACGGTTCTGATGTGTACATTGAAGAGTCCTTGCGTTTGCTTTGGAGTACAACAACAGCAGACCCAATAAAACAATTCTGAGTCTTCAGATTCAATGATTCAGTTGTAGTTGGACTGTAACGTTAGTGTTCCCCATCTCCTCTTCCCACTGGTAGCTCACGTTGGCTTTTCGAGCGCCCCTTGTGTGGCAGACAAAGCATCATCTTCGTACCATGTGCGCATGTCCAGCCCGACTCTTAAATTAGCAATTTTCTCAGTCCCACCCAATCTGGACACTCTTCTAGTTATGTAGTGCACCCTCCCCCACTATGTAACATCCATTTGTGGCTGTAGAATTTTCCCTAATTCTGTTCACTGTGCATGAACGGATGTTTGTGTCACAGAAGGCCATCCACCATTGCTGTACATGGAGGTTTTTGGTAGAGAAgagaaaaaccaaaaacataattCTAATAATTGTGTGTCATTTCAATTATACTTATGTATAGGAAATAGAAATGCAGGTAATGTGAAATATAAATCGGTGAGTTTAATCCAGGTGTTTTTCTTCATGGATCTTTctttaaactaattatacatttaCTCAAAGCTTCTTAAGCTGAAGTCTTGTGAGTCTCACCCAATCAGGCTTGAGTTCATTGCCTATAGCCTGGTCTGGCTGGAGTGATGTACGTCTGAGCCCAGTCAGCCCTGAGATCCTCACCTTACGGCTGGTCTGGCTGAAGTGATGAGCAGCTTGGTCTGATCTTCGCTAGGCTCATCTCCTCATGGCTGCTCTGTGTCATGTTCATTTAGACCCAATCAGCCTTAAGTTCATCGCCTAGGGACTGTTGCCACAGTGCCACTTGTGCCAGTGGGACTCTGGTGTCACATCAAGATGTCAGCACCAGACCATGTGATGCGCTTGCCAGCGCTTGTGCGCTGTCATTCAGCGCTAAACACCAAGGGAGAAACATCTCCCTTCTATTGTTAGGCTGGCTGAGCTAGCTATTGTCTAGCTATTATCATCAGCTTATCAGTGGCCTGTTTTGGGTACTTATTCCAGCTCCTATTTGCAAAGGATGTCGGTAATGCATTTGTATTCTAGTCCTGCTCTGTGTTATCCCCTTAGACCTCATGCTcatgggcataattgaattgtggaatccgcgcagATGATCTGCAGTTGAATATGCCCATAGAAATTCATTAGGCATccgcaagtaattaaatacctgcgggaaaaaaatgcagcctgctctattttgtgtggtttgacttcaatggaagctatccaatCTGCGAGAAAgcaggtgattttttaaaaaaaggcactgtgcatgcgcg is a window of Eleutherodactylus coqui strain aEleCoq1 chromosome 4, aEleCoq1.hap1, whole genome shotgun sequence DNA encoding:
- the LOC136625777 gene encoding glutathione S-transferase Mu 4-like — its product is MMILGYWDIRGLCHSLRLLLEYTGTHYEEKRYVTGDAPDYDKSQWLDEKEKLGLDFPNLPYLLDGDVKLTQSNTILRYIARKHGLCGKTEGEEILLSMIENEAMDFRMRLATITYNPQFEQLKGPYLEKLPTVLARYSQFLGEKNWFVGDKITFADFLMYDMLDQHNMLDPTCLQKFKNLQDFHSRFEALPAIAAYMKTARFIKTPINNRMAFWANK